The sequence below is a genomic window from Flagellimonas marinaquae.
AAGTATTTCTTTTACTTTAGCTTGGTCCAACTGGGTATCGTAAGTTTTTACGTTGACCGATACTCCAAGTTTTTTAATGGAATCCAAAGCGACCATGGCCCCTGTGTAAAAACCAAGGCTCAATGCCAGGTCCCTTCGGTTTTTGATCAATTCTTCCGCTCTTTGGGTGTCGTTCAAGTTTACCTTGTCCAAACGAAAGGGAAGCATAAAAACCAGCTGTGGTTTATTTTCCACATTTATGCTGTCCACCAAATTGATCTTATCCAGCACTAGGGCATTTTTCACTTCTAGTCCTTCTGCTTTTTCTTTGGGCAACTTTAGTACCATTCCCGCTTTAAGACCATTTTCCAAAGCTGGGTTCAAACGGAACAGTTCTTCTCTGGTAATCTTAAGGTTCTGGGTAATTCTAAATATATTCTGTTTGGGTTTTACCTCATAAAAAACAAAGTTGTCGGTGTTCACTATACCGGCCTGAGACTTCTTTTTGGGCAAACGTACTACCATTCCCTCTTTTAGGCCTCCGGCTTTCATTATTTCCGGATTCAAGCGTACAATAGAATCCGTTGGGATACCATATTCCCTTCCAAGACTATAAAGTGTCATTTTTGGAGGTACCGTGTAAGAAGTAAAAACCTCTGTTTTCTGTTCCTTTAGGCTATCTCCTTTGGGGCGTGGCAGTTTCAACTCTTCTCCTGCTGCCAAATAATTGGTGTTCTTATCCAATTCCGGGTTTAAGACCAACAAACTATCGACACTAATTCCGTATTTGTGGGCAATGCTCCAACGTGTCTCTTTAGGTTGAACGGTGTATATTTCGAAATCCAGTTCTTTTTCCTCATTGGGGTCCACTTCTGGAAAAACAGGAATTTGAAGCACCATTCCCTTGTCCAATGTTTCCGAATACAGCCTTGTGTTATATCTTTTTAATTGTTCTTCGGTGATCTCATACTTTTGGGTCAGACCAAAAAGGGTTTCCTTTCTTCTTACCCTGTGTCGTGTAAATCGAATCGGCTTCAGCTCTTCTTGTTTTGGCTTATCTGGTTTGGCCTCGTTTTTAGTGTCTTCCGCTTTACCGTTCAAGGGTATAATAAGAATCGTGTTCTCCTTAACATCGGAAGCACTCTTGATTTCTTTATTGGCCTGTAAAATACTATAGGGCGTTACCCGATATTTTTGAGAGATGCTCTTTAGAGTCTCCCCATCCTTTACAGCATGCGTGGTATAATTTTGTGCGGAAACCGGCACCATGGCCAACAAAAGGACCATGGTAAAAACCAGTTGTAACATATATTTTTTCATTCCCATTCTATAGTTGCAGGTGGTTTGGAACTAATGTCGTACACCACTCTATTAACGCCTTTAACCTTGTTTATTATATCGTTAGAGGTCTTTTGCAAAAATTCGTAGGGCAAATTTACCCAATCGGCGGTCATCCCATCGGTGCTTTCCACCGCTCTGAGCGCCACACATTTTTCGTAGGTACGCTCATCTCCCATGACCCCTACACTATCTACGGGCAAAAGCATGGCTCCGGCCTGCCAAACCTTGTCATAAAGTCCCCATTTTTTTAATCCATCGATAAAAATAGCGTCGACCTCTTGCAAAATAGCCACTTTCTCCGGTGTAATATCCCCCAAGATACGTATTCCCAAGCCAGGACCTGGAAAAGGGTGTCTTCCCAAAATTTCTTTGGACATTCCCATACTCGCCCCAACTCTTCTCACTTCGTCCTTGAACAACATTTTTAAGGGTTCAACTACTTTTAATTTCATATAATCGGGCAATCCTCCAACATTGTGGTGGCTTTTGATCACAGCTGATGGGCCTCCACTTGCCGAAACAGATTCAATTCTGTCAGGATAAATAGTACCCTGGGCCAACCATTTTGCATTTTCCACTTTGTGGGATTCATCATCAAAGACCTCGATAAAGACCCTTCCGATGATCTTTCTCTTCTTTTCAGGGTCCGACTCGCCCTTAAGAGCATCCAAAAAACGTGCCGAAGCATCCACTCCCTTTACATTTAAGCCCATGTGCTTGTACTGGTCCAAAACACTTTCGAACTCATTTTTACGCAAGAGGCCATTGTTCACGAATATACAGTATAGATGATCTCCGATGGCCTTGTGGAGCAACATGGCCGCCACACTGGAATCTACACCGCCGGATAGTCCCAATATTACTTTTTCGTCCCCGATTTCCTCCTTTAGTTCATCCACAGTGGTTTCCACAAAAGCATCGGGAGTCCAGTCCTGTTTTAGACCAGCTATATTTACCAAAAAGTTTTCCAATAGCTTTTTTCCATCTGTTGAATGGTACACTTCCGGGTGAAACTGTATCCCGTAAGTGCTCTCCCCTCCAATCTTGTAAGCCGCATTTTCCACATCGTGGGTGCTGGCCAAAAGTACTGCTCCCTCGGGCAGTTCCTTAATGGTATCCGAGTGGCTCATCCATACTTGGCTACCTTCTTCAATTCCTTTCAAAAAATCATCGTCGGATTTAATAAAGGACAAATTGGCCCGCCCATATTCACGGGTAGCGGAAGGGGCCACGTTACCCCCATGAAAATGGGACAGATATTGTGCGCCGTAGCAAATGCCCAAAAGAGGTTTTTTTCCTTTAATTCCCGATAGATCGGGATGAGGGGCCTGTTCGGAGCGAACCGAGGACGGTGAACCGGACAATATTACCGCTTTGTAATCCGACAGATCTTCGGGCACCTTGTTATACGGTTTAATTTCTGAGTAAATGTTGAGTTCCCTGACGCGTCTTGCGATCAATTGTGTGTACTGGGAACCAAAGTCTAGGATGAGTACGTTGTTATGCATGGGCAAAAATAGCAATTTGCTTTAGTTGCAAAAGTATCTTTTAATGGATATTTGCCACAAGTTTTTTAAAGAAGTAATTCCAACGGGTTATCAACACATCCTTTGCTTTGATCGCCAGTCCAGCTTTTTCCTGCACAAAACAAAGTCTTATATAGTTTTTTTCTTAATTGATTTCATTATTTCTTTGCGATGTAAAAAAGAACTGATTATGATTAAGGGATTCATTTTTGATTTGGATGGCGTAATCACGGATACAGCAGAACTGCATTTTGCCGCTTGGAAAAAATTGTCGGACGACATGGATTGGCAATTTGATCGCGATCTCAACGAAAAATTGAGAGGGATATCCAGAATGGATTCCATTAAAGTGATCATGGACCACAACAATGTTTCGCTCAAAGAAGAAACTATTGTGGAACTGGCTACCCAAAAGAATGATATTTACGTGCAAAGTTTGGATCACATGACCCCCGAGGATTATCTACCGGGTGCCAAAGAACTTTTAACACACCTTAGGTCCGAAGGGTTTAGCGTTGCCCTCGGCAGTGCAAGTAAAAATGCAGAAAAGGTATTGAAACAACTAAATGCTACCCATTATTTTGATGTGATCGGTGATGGCAATAGTGTATCCAGAAGCAAACCAGCTCCCGACATTTTCTTGTACGCCTCCGAAAAAATGGGCCTATCGCCGGAAAGGTGTATTGTTTTTGAAGATGCCGAAAAGGGTATCGATGCTGCAAAAGCCGGTAATTTTTATAGCGTTGGCATTGGTCCCGAAGAGCGTGTCGGACATGCGGACGTTCGATTCGACACCATGAAAGAGGCCACTCTTTTTGAGGTAAAATCACATTTTAAAGATTTGTTCTGAATCGGAACCAAACATAAAGAATGCAAAAAGCCCCGGGAACCACTCCGGGGCTTTTCAATAAAATCAAAACCAACCTAAACATATGAGTTAACCAACTCAAAATTTAAATTTTCATAGCTATTTATATGTAAGGAACAACCTACCGGACAAATACCCTACCTGATGCGTAAAACTTTTTTTGAAAAAGATTGGCTTTTGTTCTACCGCGGAAGATATTTAGGGCTATTATTTGTTTTTAATTATGGTGAAATTCTGAGAAAAAGGATCTAAAGTATTCAATAGCATCGGGATGAGCTCCTCTCCCATTTCTAAATAGATCTCGGAAAAATTGAGCTGCCGTTCTTGCAACGATTGATTTGGAAATAACTCATTCTGCAACTCCGTTAATCGCGTTACGTGATCTTTTAATTTTCGTTTTTGGGCGCGTAAAAGTCGCTTTTCCAGCTTGTCCAAACCCTTTTTTTGTTTTACCTCCTGTGCTTTTACGGCTCCCAAAAAGCTCTTGTCCGTTTTGTTGGCAAGCTCGTACATTTGTTTAAATTGTTCCTCTAGCACCTTTTTTTGCGGCGAAAAATCAACATCGATATTGGAGATATCTCGTATTTTTTTGTTGATAAGGCTGTGCTGTTTCATAAATAAATGAGCTACCGTGAGTCCCATCTTTTCAATCTTGTCCGACTGTTTTTCTTTTATCAACAATGCTGAATTCCGCAGCATCAAAATAGGAAAGGTCACTCCCAGTTCATCAAAATAGGATTTAAATTCCAACCAATAGGCCAATTCTCCCCCTCCTCCGATATAACAAAGGTTGGGTAGGATAACCTCCTGATATAATGGGCGAGTGACCACGTTGGGCGAAAAACGCTCTGGATATTCTTCAAGTTCTTTTAAAATCTCCTCTGGGGTAAAATCCAACTGGGTATTGAGCACATGGTATTTCCCTTTTTTTAGAACAATTCGTTCCCGAAGATCGTCCTTTAGATAAAAATAGTTGATTTCCCTCGGATTTACTTGAATTGTGTAGTCCGCCGAAATTTTCTCCAAGTTTTTTATCGTCTTGGTAACTTTTTCGTAGGGCGTATGCTGTAATATGTCCTTTTGGACATAAGGCACCAATAACCTCTTCAAATGCTTATCGTCACCATCCACAATTACAAGACCTTCATCTCCGAACAGGGCATTGGCGAGGTATCTTGTAGCTTGGGCCAGGGTTTGGTTTTCGAGGTAAGCCTTTTGGAATAGCTCTTTTAACTTATCCGTATAACCTAAATTACCAAGTTCGGAAGCAAATATCCCGAATACCTCATCCAGACCATCTGTGGACAATCTACCTACCCCACCGGAAACATTTTTGTTCCAAAGCACCTTTTTCCCGTGTAGATTAAAATAATTGATCTCATCAAAATCGTGGTCCTCCGTTGCCATCCAATACACCGGTACAAATTGATGATCGGGAAACTGTGCATTTAGCTTTTTGGCCAGATTTATCGTCGATACAATTTTATACAGGAAGTACAAAGGACCTGTAAATAAATTTAACTGGTGACCGGTTACCACGGTAAAGGAATTTTCCTTTTGGAGAGCTAGGATATTTTTTTTTGTTGCGCCGGAAACCTCCACATTTTTGTATTGCTCGTTTAAAGATCCGACCAAAACTTTTCTGTGGGCTTTTGGGTAGTTGGCAGATTTTTCTTTAATCTGATCACTAAAGTTATCGGGTAAGGGAAATCTATTGTAGTAAGGTGCTAATTCTTTTTTTTGCTCTAGGTAATCACAAATTAATTGGGAAAAATAACCGGTTTCCTTAAAGGGTATACATTCTACTTCCATTAAAACTGAAATGAGGTGATCAAAGATAAGTCTCTTCTTTTTTACTCGTCCTAAAAATACGTTAATTGAATTTTATACAAGATTTAGTCGGCTCAAATTGATAAAATTAGGATTCTGCACCAATTTATTATTAGATTTGAGAGAACTAATTAACCCAAACATGACCCGATTTTTATTTTCTCTCCTTCTTTTAGTATCCATTTCGGTTTCCGCACAGCAATTAAAGTCTCCATCAGAATTTTTGGGGTACGAACTTGGAACCCAGTTTACCCGCCATCACGAAGTGGTGGATTACTACGAGTACTTGGCCGAATCGGAACCGGACCGAGTCAAGCTCACCGTTTATGGAAAAACCAACGAACGTAGGCCCCTTATTTTGGCTTATGTGTCCTCTGCGGAAAACATTTCCAACTTGGAAACCATTAGAAAAGAACATTTAAAAAATACAGAAGGTTCGGGAAATTCGTCCAAAGCCATTGTTTGGTTGAGCTATAATGTTCATGGCAATGAAAGTGTGAGTACCGAAGCCTCCATGAAGACGATTTATGAGCTTTTAACAAATAAAAGCAATTATTTGGAAAACACAGTGGTTATTATGGACCCCTGTATTAACCCAGATGGCCGCGACAGATACAGTAACTGGTACAACCAATATAAAAACACCCCTTTCCAAGTAGATCCCAACAGCAAGGAACACCACGAAGGTTGGTGGAGTGGTCGCAGTAACCACTATATGTTCGACCTTAACCGTGATTGGGCCTGGCTTACCCAAGTAGAGAGCCAGCAGCGATTAAAAATGTTCAACCAATGGTTGCCCCATGTTCATGTGGATTTTCACGAACAAGGCGTAAATAGTCCGTATTATTTTGCACCAGCAGCAGAACCCTACCATGAGGTAATTACCGATTTCCAACGTGATTTTCAGACGACCATAGGCAGAAACCACGCCAAATACTTTGATGCCAATGGTTGGTTCTATTTTACCAAAGAAGTATTTGATCTATTATATCCAAGCTATGGCGACACCTACCCCATGTACAACGGTTCTATTGGGATGACTTACGAACAAGGTGGAAGTGGCAGGGCCGGACTCGGAATTATTACTGCGATTGGCGACACCCTTACCCTAAAGGACAGAATTGCCCATCACCATACCACTGGACTTTCCACGATAGAGGTTTCTTCACAAAATGCAGAAAAACTAAATCAAGAGTTCAGAAAGTTCTATCAAAATAAAGATTTTAAGTACAAAAGCTACGTTCTAAAAGGCGATAAAGACAAACTTGAAGCCCTTAAATCACTTTTGGACAAACACGAAATCGAGTACGGCACCCTAAATAGCGGTTCGTTTAAGGGACATAATTATAGAACGGGAAGAAGCGGAAGTATGTCCATTAACAACAATGGTATGGTCGTCTCAACAAATCAGCTCAAAGGCACCATGGTAAAAGTACTGTTCGAACCTAATGCCAAGCTTTCGGATTCGCTTACATACGATATTACCGCTTGGTCCCTACCTTATGCTTACGGTCTGGATGCTATTGCATTAACATCTACGGTATCTGGCTCCTCCACCAGCGCCAACGATGTTGTTCAAAGTGTAACGGTAGGAGCCCCTACCAATACCTATGCTTATCTTTTTGATTGGAACAGTATGAAGGATGCACGCTTTTTAGCAGCCCTGTTAAATGAAGGTATTCGAGTTCGTAAGGCAGACCACCCTTTTAATTTGGAAGGCAAATCTTTTGATAGAGGAACTTTGATCATTACCAAAGGTGATAATGAAAATAAAAAAGACTTCGTACAAAGTCTCCTGTCCATTGCAAGAAAGCATCAAAAAAATATCACTCCCGTATCAACAGGTTACGTGGATTCCGGAAAAGATTTTGGATCATCATACATCCAAATGATTACCAAACCTAAGATTGCAGTATTGTCGGGCGGTCCAACATCTACGCTACGATTCGGTGAAATATGGCACTTTTTTGAGCAACAGCTGCATTACCCGCTTACCGTTCTGGATGATGAATATGCCAACCGAGTGAATCTGGACGAATATAGTATCCTGATCTTGCCCGATGGACGCTACGGCAACCATTTTAGTGAGGACCAACTATCCAAACTTAAAAACTGGGTCCGCAACGGAGGAAAGATCATTGCCATGGGTGGCTCCATAGATGCGCTAGATGGTGATAAGGGGTTTGGTGTAACCAAGAAAAAGTTTGAGAAAGACTCAAGCGAAAATGAACCACAACCTTACAAAGATTGGGAAAGAGAGCGAATGAAAGGAGCCATTACCGGAGCAATTTTTAAAACCAAAGTGGACAATTCCAATCCATTGGCGTATGGCTATGGGTCCGAATACTTTTCTTTAAAATTGGGAAGCAGTGCATACGAATATCTCGATGGAGGAAATGCGGTCTATTTGGAAAAAAATACAGATCCGTTTTCTGGCTTTGCCGGAATCGAAGCGCAGCAAAAAATCTCAGAAACCTTGATTTATGGCGTAGAAAATTACGGCCGTGGACAAGTAATTTATATGGTGGACAATCCGTTGTTCCGAGGATTCTGGGAAAATGGAAAGCTATTTTTTGCCAATGCCCTCTTCATGGTAGATTAAACCAAGCTTTTTACCGGCATAGAACATCCACATGCAGGGACAAAAACTATGTGAGCATATCTTTAAAATTTTGTATTTTTAATACAAAAGAAGATAGCTATGCCGTTAAAACCATCGAATCTCGCAATACGCAAGAAAATCAGTGCTTTCTTGTGCTCCGCACTTTGTACACTGGCACTCTTGGCCCCATTGGTTTCTTTTGCTTTCCAAGAAAACCAACAAACCATGGAATTTAACCAGTACAGTGGAGAGGTCAAGGACCAATCCAGTAATAAATCGTTGGTTTTTGCAACACTTGCCATAGAGGGCACCAACATAAGCACCATAACCAATACGGAGGGAAATTTCCTTTTAAAAGTTCCCAAAGAGTTCATCCATAAAAATGTGGTGGTTTCATTCTTAGGGTATAAAACCAAAAAAGTACCGATTGCCGATCTGGCGCCAGAAAAAAATGAAATCTCCCTCGAAATTTCGGTTACCCAGCTTTCGGAAATCAACATTAATGCCCCAAAAGATGCCCTGGCCCTTGTAAAAGAAACACTTAAAAACCGCGACAACCGATATTTTGATGACCCCACCTTAATGACAGCTTTTTATAGGGAAACCATAAAACGAAGAAGAAGAAATGTTTCTTTGGCTGAAGCTGTGGTCAATATTTATAAAACCCCATACAGTTCTTTTAAAGAAGACGCCGTTGAACTCTATAAAGCCAGAAAAAGTACGGATTACAGTAAACTGGACACCGTGGCACTAAAATTACAAGGTGGGCCATACAACACATTATATGTGGATATGATGAAATATCCCCAATATATCTTTTCGGAAGAAGCACTGTCCAACTACAAGTTTACATTTGATCGCTCCACAAGAATAAATGACAAAGTGATCTATGTGATCAGATTTGACCAGCACCCAGGAATCTCCGAGCCCCTTTACCAGGGTGAACTTTACATAGATGTTGAAAACAAAGTACTTACAAGTGCAATTTTTTCTTTGAATATTACAGACCGGAACAAGGCTGCCCAACTATTTGTGCGCAGAAAACCGGCAAAAGTCGATGTTTGGCCCACTGAGGTCTCCTATCGTGTGGACTATCGCGAAAAAGATGGCAAATGGTACTATGGCTATGGTAGCGTTTTTATGGAATTTAAAGTAGACTGGGAAGACAAGTGGTTTAATTCCATCTACAGCATGATGGCGGAAATGGCCATTACCGATTGGGAAAATAACCTAACGGGAAAAACACCAAGGTACCGTGAAAGAATTAAAAAATCAATTATACTCAGTGATGAGGCCTCGGGCTTTTCCGATCCAAATTTTTGGGGAGAATATAATATTATTGAACCCGAAAAATCCATTGAATCCGCCATTAAGAAAATACAGCGACAATTACGCAGGGCCGAAAGAAACAGTGAATAATTGTTACATTTCTTCCAAAATTTCTTCATTTTTGTTAAAACATAGCATAACCCATTCAAAATGTCCAAACGAAGAAACTTTTTAAAGTCCGTAACAGCATTAGGAGCCGTTTCGCTTCTGCCCCAAACGAGTTGGGCAAGTGAGACCAGATCAACTACTGTATTGCCCAAAATAAAACCCAAAAAACTAAAAATTGGCGATACCATCGGGCTTGTTGCTCCAGGTTTTGCTGTGAAACCCGAAAAACTTTACCTTACATTGGAAGTCTTGGAGAAAATGGGTTTCAAGACTTTTTACACCGAAAGAATCAAAGGTAACCATGGTTATTTTAGCGACACCGATGAAGAACGTGCCAACGATGTAAACGAAATGTTTGCCAACCCGGACGTGGATGCCATACTTTGCGCAAGGGGCGGCTATGGCTGCACTCGAATCTTGGATATGTTGGATTACGACCTTATCCGCAACAATCCAAAAATTTTAATCGGTTTTAGTGATATTACGGCCTTGATCAATACCATTTACAACAAAACAGGCCTTGTATGTTTTCACGGCCCTGTCGGGACCACGATCGATGACGAATACAGCCAAAATTATATGAAAAAGGTCCTAATGGAACCACAGGAGGTCCTACCTATAAAAAATGCCATTCTAAAAGACCCAAAACAATATCGCAACAGCGAATATTACCGATACACGATAACCAATGGAACGGCAGAAGGAGATCTTGTGGGCGGAAGCTTATCGTTGGTCGCTGCCATGATCGGCACACCTTACGAAATAGACTTTACCGACAAACTTGTGTTTCTGGAAGATGTAGAGGAAGCTCCATACCGAATGGACCGAATGCTGACCCAGCTCACACAAGTGGATTCCTTTTTAAAGGCCAAAGGCATTGTTTTTGGAGTTTGTAATGGCTGCGACCGTAAAAGAACCACGGACAATTTTACACTCAGGGAAGTAATAATGGATAGAATCGCACCTTTGGGCATACCTGCAGCCTATGGTCTGAGTTTTGGCCATGTACCACAAAATTTCACATTGCCCATTGGCACCAAAGCCTACTTTAACGCATCCAAAAAGCAAATTCGTTTGGAAGAAATAGCGGTATCCTAAATAGTTAGTATTCAATATTTAAAAATAGTTCCTTTCAAATTTTGGATTAATTCCATAACAAATGGGCATTAACGATGGTTAAGATTTCTATCTTTACGCCTTAACTATAATCATTAATTAAACATGAAAAAACTATTATTAGCTGCAATTGCCGTACTTGGATTTACTTATGCATCCCAAGCTCAAGAAGTTAGGTTTGGTGCTACAGCTGGCTACCTTAACGCCAGAGGGAGTGTTAAAGTAGATGGGATCACCGTATCCGATTCTAATTCCGGATTTTATTTGGGTGCAGTAGCTGATTTCGAAATTTCTGAAAATTTCAATATTCAGCCCGAAATTCTTTATGCCAACGTTGATGAAGCTGATGGCATCATTCTTCCTATTCTAGGTAAATTTGCAATCTCTGAAAAATTCAATATTCAAGCAGGACCACAATTGGTTTTCTCTCTTGAGGACACTCCGGACGATTTCAGCAGTGTTGAATTTGATCTAGCCGGTGGTATCGGATATGATATTGATGAAGACTTTTTTCTGGAAGCCAGATATACGTTTCAAATCAATAATTCCTATACGGGAAGTGAAGACATCAAGGTTAGAGGAAATTACCTGACCCTTGGCGTTGGATACAAGTTTTTATAATAATTACTTACCATAATAAAAAGGGCGGTGAAATCACCGCCCTTTTTTATTTATAAGATTTATTTAGAAAATTCTTTCAGCGTTTTTATAATAATGGATACACAGTCCATCAACTGTTCCCTGTTCATCACCAAAGGTGGTGCGAACCGGATGATGTTCCCATGGGTCGGTTTGGCCAACAGGCCATTTTCCTTAAGGGCCATACAAATGTCCCAAGCGGTGGAACTCTCTTCTGTATCATTGATCACAATGGCGTTGAGCAATCCCTTTCCCCTAACTTTTACAACCAGATCGCAAGTGGAGATAAATTTGTTCAGCTCTTCACAGAACAATTCACCTAGTTCATCGGCATTCTGCGCTAAATTCTCTTCCCTGACCACTTCTAAGGCCGCCATACTCACGGCTGCAGCAACAGGGTTGCCCCCAAAGGTACTTCCGTGGCTTCCCGGGGTGATCACTTCCATTATACTGTCGTTGGCCAAAACTGCCGAAACAGGATAAACACCGCCCGATAAGGCTTTTCCCAAAATCAAAATATCCGGTTTTACTTCCGGTGTTCCACTACAATTCTTGTCCGGACAGGAACAATTACCGCAGGTTGCCAACAACCTTCCTGTTCTGGCAATACCTGTTTGAACTTCATCTGCAATAAAAAGTACATTGTATTTTTCACAAAGTGCCTTGGCTTCCTTTAAATATCCTTCGGAAGGCACATAAACCCCTGCCTCCCCTTGTATAGGCTCCACTAAAAAGCCCGCAACATTGGGATTGTTTTCCAATGCTTGTTCCAGTGCAGATAAGTTGTCATATTCAATCTTTATGAACCCTTCTGTGTACGGACCGTAGTCGTTACGGGCCACCTCGTCGTTGGAAAATGAGATAATCGTTGTGGTTCTTCCGTGAAAATTGTTCTCGCAAACAACAATGGTTGCCTGGTTTTCTGGGATACCTTTTTTCTGGTATGCCCATCTTCTACAAATTTTTAAGGCAGTCTCCACAGCTTCCGCTCCAGTGTTCATTGGCAATAGCTTGTCAAAACCAAAGGTTTCTGTCACATATTTTTCGTATTTCCCCAACATATCGTTGTAAAATGCCCTGGATGTCAAGGTCAATGTTTTTGCCTGATCCACCATGGCCCCAACAATTTTGGGGTGACAGTGCCCTTGGTTTACGGCAGAGTATGCGGAAAGGAAATCGTAATATTTTTTCCCTTCAACATCCCACACATATACACCATCCCCTTTGCTCAATACCACTGGAAGGGGGTGATAATTGTGTGCCCCGTACTTGTTTTCCAAATCTATCGCTTGCTGCGATGTTAAATGCTCTA
It includes:
- a CDS encoding carboxypeptidase-like regulatory domain-containing protein; translation: MEFNQYSGEVKDQSSNKSLVFATLAIEGTNISTITNTEGNFLLKVPKEFIHKNVVVSFLGYKTKKVPIADLAPEKNEISLEISVTQLSEININAPKDALALVKETLKNRDNRYFDDPTLMTAFYRETIKRRRRNVSLAEAVVNIYKTPYSSFKEDAVELYKARKSTDYSKLDTVALKLQGGPYNTLYVDMMKYPQYIFSEEALSNYKFTFDRSTRINDKVIYVIRFDQHPGISEPLYQGELYIDVENKVLTSAIFSLNITDRNKAAQLFVRRKPAKVDVWPTEVSYRVDYREKDGKWYYGYGSVFMEFKVDWEDKWFNSIYSMMAEMAITDWENNLTGKTPRYRERIKKSIILSDEASGFSDPNFWGEYNIIEPEKSIESAIKKIQRQLRRAERNSE
- a CDS encoding S66 peptidase family protein, with the protein product MSKRRNFLKSVTALGAVSLLPQTSWASETRSTTVLPKIKPKKLKIGDTIGLVAPGFAVKPEKLYLTLEVLEKMGFKTFYTERIKGNHGYFSDTDEERANDVNEMFANPDVDAILCARGGYGCTRILDMLDYDLIRNNPKILIGFSDITALINTIYNKTGLVCFHGPVGTTIDDEYSQNYMKKVLMEPQEVLPIKNAILKDPKQYRNSEYYRYTITNGTAEGDLVGGSLSLVAAMIGTPYEIDFTDKLVFLEDVEEAPYRMDRMLTQLTQVDSFLKAKGIVFGVCNGCDRKRTTDNFTLREVIMDRIAPLGIPAAYGLSFGHVPQNFTLPIGTKAYFNASKKQIRLEEIAVS
- a CDS encoding porin family protein — its product is MKKLLLAAIAVLGFTYASQAQEVRFGATAGYLNARGSVKVDGITVSDSNSGFYLGAVADFEISENFNIQPEILYANVDEADGIILPILGKFAISEKFNIQAGPQLVFSLEDTPDDFSSVEFDLAGGIGYDIDEDFFLEARYTFQINNSYTGSEDIKVRGNYLTLGVGYKFL
- the rocD gene encoding ornithine--oxo-acid transaminase; this translates as MAVLEHLTSQQAIDLENKYGAHNYHPLPVVLSKGDGVYVWDVEGKKYYDFLSAYSAVNQGHCHPKIVGAMVDQAKTLTLTSRAFYNDMLGKYEKYVTETFGFDKLLPMNTGAEAVETALKICRRWAYQKKGIPENQATIVVCENNFHGRTTTIISFSNDEVARNDYGPYTEGFIKIEYDNLSALEQALENNPNVAGFLVEPIQGEAGVYVPSEGYLKEAKALCEKYNVLFIADEVQTGIARTGRLLATCGNCSCPDKNCSGTPEVKPDILILGKALSGGVYPVSAVLANDSIMEVITPGSHGSTFGGNPVAAAVSMAALEVVREENLAQNADELGELFCEELNKFISTCDLVVKVRGKGLLNAIVINDTEESSTAWDICMALKENGLLAKPTHGNIIRFAPPLVMNREQLMDCVSIIIKTLKEFSK